A DNA window from Hevea brasiliensis isolate MT/VB/25A 57/8 chromosome 2, ASM3005281v1, whole genome shotgun sequence contains the following coding sequences:
- the LOC131177879 gene encoding uncharacterized protein LOC131177879 — protein MVFLLQTIWNSRNEMVFRNITLTHHQVISMAIYFFEEFSSVQVPTSNPQTVALQSPTFWSPPHNFVKLNFDGAFNIPCNKSSIAVLARDSESMPCNWSCKRFTDGLDPLILEALACRKALVLAQSRGLKGIIMVEGDSLKVVNAIHNLPH, from the coding sequence ATGGTGTTCCTTTTGCAGACTATTTGGAATAGCCGAAATGAGATGGTCTTCAGAAACATCACGCTCACTCATCATCAGGTCATTTCAATGGCTATTTATTTCTTTGAGGAATTCTCTTCGGTGCAGGTTCCTACCTCTAATCCTCAAACGGTAGCCCTTCAGTCCCCAACATTTTGGTCACCTCCTCACAATtttgttaaattaaattttgatggAGCTTTTAATATACCTTGTAACAAAAGTTCAATTGCTGTTTTGGCAAGGGACTCGGAAAGTATGCCCTGTAATTGGTCTTGTAAGCGTTTTACAGATGGTCTTGATCCTCTAATTCTGGAGGCATTAGCTTGTAGAAAAGCACTGGTCCTGGCTCAATCTAGGGGGTTGAAGGGAATAATCATGGTTGAAGGGGACTCTCTTAAAGTGGTTAATGCTATTCACAACTTGCCCCATTAG